Sequence from the Candidatus Tanganyikabacteria bacterium genome:
GCCGCCAGCGGCCCCTGGGGGCGAGCCACGGGATCAGCGCCCGGCATCGGCCCTCGGAACCGCCGCACTGGCCGTCGCCGGCCGCGCCAGCGCGAACTCCCGCGCGCTCATCACTTCCCAGACTTTCAGGCCGCCATGCGCGACGAGGCCCACGGCAAAGACGGCGTTGGCCGCCTGGGACGGCGCCGCGCTCATCTGCGGTCCCTCGAAGAGCGCCACCACGCTGGGCCCGACCGCCCAGAGGGCCGTGGCGCCCAGGTCCATGGCCAGGAAGCGCATGCCCGCCTCGGGGTCGCCCGCGAGGAAGTGGCCCAGGCCGTAGCCGGGAAACGCCGCAAAAATGGTGGCGGCCGTCGCCTCGGGTTCGGGCGGGCTAGCCAGGGCCGGGGCCGCGGCGGTCGCGACGGCGGCCGCGGCCAGTAGCTGCAACATACTAACTAGATTAGTAGATACCTTCGATTCCATCTAGTAGCGCTTTCCCCCTATCTTTCGGCGATGCCGATCAGCCGGGCAGGCGGCAAATCAGGTTCATGCAGAACGGCATGTACCAGATGGGCGACAGGACCACGATCGTACCCATGACCCCGGCCACCAGGATACCGTAGGTCACCACGGCCCGGCCCGCGCGTGCCGGCGGGACGTCGCCCAGGAGGTGGGCAAGGCGGGCCTCCAGGCGCGTGGCGTCCGGGCCGAAGCTCGCGGCGTGGCCGCCGGGCGCGGGAGGCGGGCCGCCGGCGCCGACCTTCACCAGGGCGCTCGCCAGGGCGCCCGGCCGGCCGGTCGCGCTGGCCGAGAGCGCGTCGCAGGCGATCTCCCGGTGGTGGCTGTAGTGCTCCCAGCCCTCGGCGGCGGCCGGCACGTAGAAGAGGCTGTCGCGCAGCCAGGCGATCAGGAAGCCCACCAGGTGGTCGTGCTGCTTGAGGTGCGCCAGTTCATGCGCCAGCACGGCCTCGGTTTCCTGGGCGTCCAGCCGTGCCAGGAGCCCCGACGACAACACGATCACCGGGTGGCGGATGCCCAGGCTGCATGCCAGCGGCTCGGGCGTGCCCGCGACCCGGAGCTCCGGCGGAGACAGGCCCAGACTCACCGCAAGCCGCGCCAGGACGTCGTGGAGCGGCCCGGCGGTCACGGGTTCGGACACGGCCAGCAGGTCGCGCCGGGCGCGCCGGCCCTTGGCGGCCTGCCGCATGCACGCGACCGTCAGAAACGACAGGAAGCAGCCGGCGATGACCGTGAGGATGACGTGATCGACCGGCGTGAACAGCGGGCACCCGGCCATGACCATCGACAGCGAGCCGCCGAGCAGCACGCCCAGGATCAACGCGGGGCCCAGCATGGCCAGCAGGACCAGCAGGCGCCTGTCGCCCACGCCCGCCCACCGGCTTGCGAAGCGCAGCGTGGCCGCGGCGAGCAGGAATGCCGCCGCGATGCCGATGGCGACGATCAGGCCGGCCATCTAGTCGCCTTCGGCCTCCCTGGCCTTGCTGATGCGCGCGAGCCAGTCCTCGCCGATCTGGCCGGCGGGGGAGATGGCTTGCGAAAAGTGCGCCAGGGCGGGCCCGGCGAAATCGCTCAGCAACTCGCGCACGACCTGGCCGACCGCCGCGTCGGTGAACTCCGCCTCGGTGCAGGTGGCCCGGTACTGGTGCGCCAGGCCGACCTTCTCCGAGACGAGGAGGCCTTTCTTGACCAGCACGCCCATGACGGTCATCACGGTCGTGTACGCCGACTCGCGCACGCCCTGGAGGTCCGCCAGGACGTCGCGCACCGTCACGCGCGCGCCCGCGCCGCGGCGCCAGACCGCGGCCATGATATCGGCCTCGAGATCGCCCAGAACCTTGCGAAGTCCCGGCTTGCCGGTGCGGAATACGGTGATGTCGGGCGGATCGTGGTCCGGGCCACCCTTGGCGGCCTTGGCGGAATCGGGCGTCATATCGCTAGTGTACCCCAATCTCCTAAGCGAGTTCGTAAGTAGGACGTACGGGTGGCGGGGAAGGTTTCACCTGCCGTAGGTCCGGCACGAATACGGGTCGCGGGCGGAAAGGCTGCCGGCCATGAGCCGGGCCCGCGCCCGGCAACCGCCCTTGCAGGCCGCCAGGGCCGGACAGCCCTGGCACGCGGGCAGATCTCGCCACGATGTGCGCGCCTTGATCTCCCCGACCTGCGCGGCCCGGTAGATCTCGGAGAGCGGTGTCGCGCGCAGATCGCCCAGCGGCTCGCGCAGGTTCTGGAAGTAGTGGCAGGCGTAGACCAGGCCGTCGGCACCTACGAACAACTGCTCCGTGCCCGCGTCGCACGACCAGGCGGCCTCGCCGTCCGCGGCCGGCGGCGGTTCGGCGTCGTTGGCCGCCAGGAGGCCGGCGCCGTGGATGGCCTGCAGCGCGCCGTCGGGCACCTGGAAGGCGGGCGGCGCCTCGCCACCCCGGCCGATCGGCACGATCCCCGAGTAGCGGATGGCGGCGACGCCGAGATTCTCCAGGCAGAATTTCTCGAACTCCTCCTGGCGCGCCAGGGTGTCGTCGCTCAGCATCGTGGTGACGAACACCGCAAGTTCCGCGGCCACCAGGCGTCGGATGCCGGCCACCGTGCGGGCGAAGGCCCGGGGTCCACGCAGGGCGTCGTGCCTCTCCTGGAAGCCATCCAGGCTGATGGCCACCTTGGCCACCCGCTCGGCGGCCATGAATGACGCGACGTCGCCGGTGATCGTGGTGCCGTTGGTCATCACCACCACGCGCATGCCGCGTTTGCGGGCCCGGGAGACCGCATAGCGCCATTCGGGGTTGAGCAGGGGTTCCCCGCCGTTGAGGACGAAGTTCACGGGCTCCAGGTCCTCGCAGCCCGCCAGGAGGCGATCGATCGTCTCCCGGTTCATCTGCTTGTCCTCCAGGGCCGCGAAGCAGTGGCCGCAGGAGAGGTTGCAGCGGGAGCTGACCTCGATATCCAGTGTCCGCAGGGGACTCTTCTCC
This genomic interval carries:
- a CDS encoding radical SAM protein; this translates as MKLLDCVVKQSGQDFWLYHAAGSYRARMDAAAVEALRGLLAKAGEDPLSEDEALIYRRLHARGLISPRAPGSGEDGLRILEKSPLRTLDIEVSSRCNLSCGHCFAALEDKQMNRETIDRLLAGCEDLEPVNFVLNGGEPLLNPEWRYAVSRARKRGMRVVVMTNGTTITGDVASFMAAERVAKVAISLDGFQERHDALRGPRAFARTVAGIRRLVAAELAVFVTTMLSDDTLARQEEFEKFCLENLGVAAIRYSGIVPIGRGGEAPPAFQVPDGALQAIHGAGLLAANDAEPPPAADGEAAWSCDAGTEQLFVGADGLVYACHYFQNLREPLGDLRATPLSEIYRAAQVGEIKARTSWRDLPACQGCPALAACKGGCRARARLMAGSLSARDPYSCRTYGR
- a CDS encoding BlaI/MecI/CopY family transcriptional regulator, with translation MTPDSAKAAKGGPDHDPPDITVFRTGKPGLRKVLGDLEADIMAAVWRRGAGARVTVRDVLADLQGVRESAYTTVMTVMGVLVKKGLLVSEKVGLAHQYRATCTEAEFTDAAVGQVVRELLSDFAGPALAHFSQAISPAGQIGEDWLARISKAREAEGD